In Lactococcus garvieae subsp. garvieae, the following proteins share a genomic window:
- the acpS gene encoding holo-ACP synthase produces the protein MIYGIGTDNVEISRIVQALERNDKFAQRVLTINEFAHFSSFTSKKRQAEFLAGRWAAKEAFSKALGTGFDSQLSFHHIEISKNEKGKPYFLEHPFAGQAHLSISHSNLEAVAMVVLESKV, from the coding sequence ATGATCTACGGTATAGGAACAGATAATGTCGAGATATCGCGCATTGTCCAAGCATTGGAACGCAATGATAAATTTGCACAGCGCGTTTTGACAATAAATGAGTTTGCTCATTTTTCAAGTTTTACTTCAAAAAAACGTCAAGCGGAATTCTTGGCGGGACGATGGGCAGCAAAAGAAGCCTTTTCAAAAGCATTAGGAACAGGCTTTGACAGTCAGCTTTCCTTTCATCACATAGAAATTTCTAAGAATGAAAAAGGCAAGCCCTATTTTCTAGAACATCCCTTTGCTGGACAAGCACATTTAAGTATTTCACATAGTAATCTAGAAGCGGTTGCTATGGTTGTCCTTGAAAGCAAAGTTTGA
- a CDS encoding PTS fructose transporter subunit IIC yields the protein MYTLRISPQEVNSALGIIFAHDVALKDVDRFSNLPKVDVKVADPIKDSEKIIKELLEKAQNYTPSKENISEIEEPEKENFLKTLSTSVMTGISYMIPLLVAAGLMIGIATLLWSYALHLPVAEIADPKYNTATGMVLYTHYLNVFGSMLLKFIYPIFGMFAAYSIADRTGLIAGFAGGLFAGGLHYTFFGITDGVIPSGFLGALVLGVLAGIIVKWLNEKIKVSKNLQAIKPMFLVPGISVLLIFILNYLLVQPVFGGINQLMTHWITSMSGSGSLVLSAIIAAATAFDLGGPINKAAGAIAIGLAADQTFPLTARVLAIVIPPIGLGLSTIIDRFVVKRRVYPEDLRVAGGTSFILGFIAISEGGIPFMLRNPLITIPINVLGAVIGACTAVALGAVQWLPLPAVWGWPLVEHLPAYLLGLLVGVIFVAFTNIFTRYFFIKRREARGESVEY from the coding sequence TTGTACACTCTCCGAATTTCACCTCAAGAAGTAAATTCAGCCCTTGGAATAATTTTTGCACACGATGTTGCCTTGAAAGATGTTGATAGATTTTCTAATTTACCTAAGGTAGATGTAAAAGTAGCGGATCCTATTAAAGATTCTGAAAAAATTATAAAAGAATTACTTGAAAAAGCTCAAAATTATACACCTTCCAAAGAAAATATTAGCGAGATTGAAGAACCAGAAAAAGAGAATTTCTTGAAAACCTTGTCTACGTCTGTTATGACTGGTATTTCCTATATGATTCCCTTACTGGTAGCTGCCGGTTTAATGATTGGTATTGCAACATTGTTATGGTCGTATGCCCTTCATCTTCCGGTAGCAGAAATTGCAGACCCCAAATATAATACTGCAACTGGCATGGTTTTATACACGCATTATCTCAATGTTTTTGGGTCAATGCTTTTGAAATTTATTTACCCTATTTTTGGGATGTTTGCAGCTTATTCTATTGCAGATCGGACAGGCTTAATCGCCGGCTTTGCTGGAGGATTGTTTGCGGGTGGTTTACATTATACTTTCTTCGGAATTACAGATGGCGTTATTCCTTCTGGATTTCTTGGGGCACTCGTTTTAGGGGTTCTTGCAGGTATAATTGTGAAATGGCTGAATGAAAAAATAAAAGTATCAAAGAATCTTCAAGCAATAAAACCAATGTTCCTTGTTCCTGGTATTTCAGTTTTATTAATTTTTATTTTGAACTATCTTCTAGTACAGCCAGTATTTGGCGGAATTAACCAACTGATGACACATTGGATTACTTCAATGTCTGGTTCAGGATCCCTTGTTTTATCTGCTATTATTGCAGCTGCTACTGCTTTTGACCTTGGAGGACCAATTAACAAAGCAGCAGGAGCAATTGCAATAGGCTTAGCTGCCGATCAAACTTTCCCTTTGACTGCTCGTGTGTTAGCGATAGTTATTCCACCGATTGGTCTGGGACTCTCAACAATTATTGACCGTTTTGTGGTTAAACGTCGCGTTTATCCAGAAGATCTCAGAGTAGCAGGGGGAACCTCTTTTATACTTGGATTCATTGCTATTTCTGAAGGCGGCATTCCTTTCATGTTAAGGAATCCCTTAATTACTATTCCTATCAATGTACTGGGTGCTGTAATTGGAGCATGTACGGCTGTTGCATTAGGAGCGGTTCAATGGTTACCTCTTCCTGCCGTCTGGGGATGGCCTTTAGTTGAGCATTTGCCAGCATATCTATTAGGGTTATTAGTTGGGGTAATTTTTGTAGCATTCACTAATATTTTTACACGTTATTTCTTTATTAAACGCCGTGAAGCACGTGGAGAATCCGTAGAATATTAA
- a CDS encoding exodeoxyribonuclease VII small subunit produces the protein MATKKEAKFEENLAELETIVKKLESGDVALEDAISEFQKGMLLSEKLKTTLNEAEKTLVKIVGKDGSESEFLGE, from the coding sequence ATGGCAACAAAAAAAGAAGCAAAATTTGAAGAAAATTTAGCAGAACTCGAAACAATCGTAAAAAAACTAGAAAGCGGAGATGTGGCTTTAGAAGATGCAATCTCTGAATTTCAAAAAGGAATGCTCCTTTCTGAAAAACTCAAAACAACATTAAATGAAGCCGAGAAAACACTTGTAAAAATCGTCGGAAAAGACGGATCCGAAAGTGAATTTTTAGGAGAATAA
- a CDS encoding bifunctional methylenetetrahydrofolate dehydrogenase/methenyltetrahydrofolate cyclohydrolase, producing MKIIDGKALAEKMQEELKNRVIKLKEQGIQPGLAVILIGENPASQVYVRNKERVAAKLGFKSEVIRLPETTSEADLLALIESFNKDQLWHGILVQLPLPSHISEEKVLLAISPEKDVDGFHPINMGKLWSGAPLMIPSTPAGIMEMFRAYDVELAGKKAVVVGRSNIVGKPMAQLMMMANATVTIAHSRTENLSELTRSADILVVAIGQDRFIKAEDVKEGATVIDVGMNRDENGKLHGDVDFDQVKEIAGLITPVPGGVGPMTITMLMEQTVRAAEASVK from the coding sequence ATGAAAATAATTGATGGAAAAGCCCTTGCTGAAAAGATGCAAGAAGAACTCAAAAATAGAGTGATCAAACTGAAAGAACAAGGCATTCAGCCAGGACTCGCTGTCATTTTGATAGGAGAAAATCCAGCCAGTCAAGTTTATGTTCGAAATAAAGAGCGTGTAGCTGCAAAGCTTGGATTTAAGTCAGAAGTGATTCGGCTTCCTGAAACAACATCTGAAGCGGACTTGTTAGCGCTTATTGAAAGCTTTAATAAGGACCAATTGTGGCACGGCATTCTTGTGCAGTTGCCACTTCCTTCACATATATCAGAAGAAAAAGTCTTACTTGCAATTTCTCCTGAAAAAGATGTAGATGGCTTTCATCCAATAAATATGGGTAAATTGTGGAGCGGCGCGCCATTAATGATTCCTTCAACCCCAGCAGGAATCATGGAAATGTTCCGTGCCTATGACGTTGAACTTGCAGGGAAAAAGGCTGTTGTCGTAGGGCGCTCTAATATTGTGGGAAAACCAATGGCTCAACTGATGATGATGGCGAATGCAACTGTCACCATTGCGCATTCCCGTACAGAAAATCTTTCTGAGCTTACACGTTCTGCCGATATTTTAGTCGTAGCCATTGGCCAAGACCGTTTTATCAAAGCAGAAGATGTAAAAGAAGGGGCAACAGTTATTGATGTTGGTATGAACCGTGATGAGAATGGCAAACTTCATGGGGACGTGGACTTTGATCAAGTGAAAGAAATTGCCGGACTCATTACGCCCGTTCCTGGAGGCGTGGGTCCGATGACAATCACTATGTTGATGGAACAAACTGTACGCGCAGCAGAAGCCTCTGTGAAATAA
- a CDS encoding IS256 family transposase translates to MTDFNTDLTKALLEQRDLNDFFREQLEFAMNHLLQAELSSVLGYEPYERFEGPNARNGAYSRSFDTRYGKLNLTIPRDRLGIFHQHLIPDYKRRSDHLEEAVIQLYSKGITTREIADLIEKMYGSYYSPATISNLTEIVDEQVKAFHQRQISTQYAFIYLDATYLPLRRDSVSKEPIHIALGITHTGKKEILAYKISPTESLEIYQELLDQLKAQGCCDVLMFLTDGFKGLSNAIKQNFPKAKHQHCLVHLARNIFQSVRVKHRVAIMEDFNKIRKAQEVNDAKQAIQDLLDNWAKLYPKLSNVMEKNDLLTFLEFPKAIRSSIYSTNLLESYNKELKRLAKKHIQFPNEAALERFLVTQFMKYNSRFEERTHKGFAQISDTLESMFC, encoded by the coding sequence ATGACTGATTTTAACACAGATTTGACCAAAGCACTACTTGAACAACGTGATTTGAATGACTTCTTTCGTGAGCAACTTGAATTTGCCATGAATCACCTGCTTCAAGCAGAACTTTCAAGTGTTCTTGGCTATGAACCCTATGAACGTTTTGAAGGTCCGAATGCTCGTAACGGTGCATATTCTAGAAGTTTTGACACTCGCTATGGCAAACTCAATTTAACCATCCCACGTGACCGTTTAGGTATTTTCCATCAACACCTGATTCCTGACTACAAGAGACGTTCTGACCATTTGGAAGAAGCCGTCATCCAGCTTTATTCCAAAGGCATCACAACACGTGAAATTGCAGACTTAATTGAAAAAATGTATGGCAGCTATTATTCCCCTGCGACCATATCAAATTTGACAGAAATTGTCGATGAACAGGTCAAAGCCTTTCATCAACGTCAAATTTCAACGCAATATGCTTTCATATATCTGGATGCAACCTACTTACCTTTGAGGCGTGATAGTGTGTCTAAAGAGCCCATACACATCGCCTTAGGCATTACCCATACAGGAAAAAAAGAAATTCTGGCCTATAAAATCTCACCTACAGAAAGCTTGGAAATTTATCAAGAATTACTTGACCAGTTGAAAGCACAAGGATGTTGCGATGTTCTTATGTTTCTAACGGACGGATTCAAAGGGCTGTCAAATGCAATAAAGCAGAATTTTCCAAAGGCTAAGCACCAACATTGTCTGGTTCACTTGGCACGAAATATCTTTCAATCTGTTCGAGTAAAGCACAGAGTAGCCATTATGGAGGATTTCAATAAAATTCGTAAAGCCCAAGAGGTGAACGATGCCAAACAAGCCATTCAGGATTTGCTGGATAATTGGGCAAAACTCTATCCAAAGCTGTCAAATGTGATGGAAAAAAATGACTTATTGACCTTTTTGGAGTTCCCTAAAGCGATTCGTAGCTCTATTTATTCTACAAATTTGCTTGAAAGTTATAACAAAGAACTCAAACGTCTGGCCAAGAAACACATTCAGTTTCCAAATGAAGCTGCTCTTGAACGTTTCTTAGTCACACAATTCATGAAATATAACAGCAGATTTGAAGAGAGAACACATAAAGGTTTTGCTCAAATATCTGATACTTTGGAATCCATGTTTTGTTAA
- the alr gene encoding alanine racemase, whose product MKAAPHRHTPAIIKLSAIENNVKKMREHIGDKPELWAVVKANAYGHGAVAVAQHIDGLVDGFCVSNFDEAIELRQQLIIKPILVLSGIVPDHAEIAASQHITLTAPSLQWLQQVIDSNKNKHFSRLRIHIAVDTGMGRIGVTTAEEANQIIELADQYNISVRGIFTHYATADEEDTTQFKEQKAKFDALVSQLSRRPKYVHSTNSAAGLWQNQEVQDIERIGLAMYGLNPSGDELALPYALEPALSLHSELTHVKKIHKGDTVGYGATFRAEEDTYVGTVSIGYADGWTRDMQGFKVIVDGQYCEIIGRISMDQMTIRLPKNYEMGTQVTLIGKNGDKEITVQDIANWRHTIGYEVICLLSDRIYRVYEE is encoded by the coding sequence ATGAAAGCAGCACCACATCGCCATACACCAGCGATTATTAAATTATCCGCAATTGAAAATAATGTAAAAAAAATGCGCGAGCATATCGGTGACAAACCAGAACTTTGGGCTGTTGTAAAAGCCAATGCTTATGGTCATGGAGCAGTTGCTGTTGCGCAGCATATTGATGGTCTTGTAGATGGTTTTTGTGTGTCCAACTTTGATGAGGCTATTGAGTTGCGTCAACAATTGATTATTAAACCAATACTTGTACTGTCAGGGATTGTACCAGACCATGCAGAAATTGCGGCCAGCCAGCATATTACCTTAACAGCGCCAAGTTTGCAGTGGCTTCAACAAGTCATTGATTCAAATAAAAATAAACATTTCTCACGTTTGCGCATTCACATTGCCGTTGATACAGGGATGGGTCGGATTGGTGTGACGACAGCCGAGGAAGCAAATCAAATTATTGAGCTCGCAGACCAATATAATATTAGTGTGCGCGGTATTTTTACACACTACGCCACTGCTGATGAAGAAGATACGACACAGTTTAAAGAACAAAAGGCAAAATTTGATGCCTTAGTCAGTCAATTGAGTCGTCGTCCAAAATACGTGCATTCGACAAATTCTGCGGCGGGCTTGTGGCAAAATCAAGAAGTGCAAGATATTGAACGCATTGGTTTAGCGATGTATGGTTTAAACCCAAGTGGTGATGAGCTGGCTCTCCCTTATGCCTTGGAACCTGCTTTAAGCTTGCATTCTGAGTTGACGCATGTTAAAAAGATCCACAAAGGAGACACTGTGGGTTACGGGGCAACTTTCCGTGCAGAAGAAGATACTTATGTTGGAACAGTTTCCATTGGCTATGCGGACGGTTGGACCCGTGATATGCAAGGCTTTAAGGTTATCGTGGATGGTCAATACTGTGAAATTATTGGCCGGATTTCAATGGATCAGATGACGATACGCTTGCCGAAAAACTATGAGATGGGCACACAGGTCACACTGATTGGTAAAAATGGTGATAAAGAGATTACTGTTCAAGATATTGCGAACTGGCGTCATACGATTGGCTACGAAGTCATTTGTCTTTTATCCGATAGAATTTATCGTGTCTATGAAGAATAA
- a CDS encoding MurR/RpiR family transcriptional regulator, with the protein MTMGILLNNYQHQLKSLTASELSAFTLMDNQPELILSMNLTSLARKLCSSNSTLIRLCQKLGFSGFSDFKSEVKRIIEQTKYLSHSSLFESYRFFFNEILPNINRDKLEYFAEKINLSNNIFIIGLGLTKPIAEYISKRLYQLDRASTYVSESHMLDLLPNLARRGDLIIFISESGETKSLLNCAQKVGQTGAVLLSITNSQHNTLNHSMHMSLTSQMPENHFHNYDITSRVFQMALLDLILDIYLNKYLKNLS; encoded by the coding sequence ATGACAATGGGAATTTTACTAAATAATTATCAACATCAATTGAAAAGCTTAACAGCAAGTGAGCTTTCTGCCTTTACTCTTATGGATAATCAACCCGAACTTATTTTATCTATGAATTTGACTTCATTGGCCCGAAAACTTTGCTCGTCGAATTCTACTTTGATTAGACTGTGTCAAAAACTAGGATTTTCTGGATTTTCAGATTTTAAATCAGAAGTAAAAAGAATCATAGAACAAACCAAATACCTTTCGCATTCCTCACTCTTTGAGAGTTACCGTTTCTTCTTCAATGAGATCCTTCCTAATATTAATAGGGATAAATTGGAATATTTTGCGGAAAAAATAAATCTATCCAATAATATTTTTATTATTGGATTAGGGTTAACAAAACCTATTGCGGAATATATTTCAAAACGCCTTTATCAACTTGACCGTGCCTCTACTTATGTTTCAGAAAGTCATATGTTAGATCTTCTTCCTAATTTGGCTCGTCGCGGTGACCTTATTATTTTTATATCAGAATCTGGAGAAACAAAAAGTTTACTCAATTGTGCACAAAAAGTAGGGCAAACAGGAGCGGTACTTTTATCCATTACAAATTCCCAACATAACACTTTAAATCACTCAATGCATATGAGTCTAACATCTCAAATGCCTGAAAATCACTTTCACAATTACGATATAACCAGTCGCGTTTTTCAAATGGCTCTCCTAGATTTGATTTTAGACATTTATCTCAATAAATATCTAAAAAATTTGAGTTAG
- a CDS encoding fructose PTS transporter subunit IIA, which yields MDLSHATSENLIFLDCSFTTKEEIFDFVAKQFEKENKVSSAQEFKKALFERESIGITGFENGLAIPHGKSSTVKEASFAVVRLQKSLDTSEYASLDPQSKVDTLFILAIPEDQAGTTHLTLLADLAGRLGDINYLNQVKSAHNAKEMIKVLKQKEQTQVEGHENKGLILGITACAAGIAHTYMAAEAIMKKAHELGYTAKVEKQGANGTEDRISRVSNILCKFGK from the coding sequence ATGGACCTATCACATGCTACATCAGAAAATTTAATTTTTTTGGATTGTTCTTTCACAACCAAAGAAGAAATTTTTGATTTCGTTGCTAAACAATTTGAAAAAGAGAATAAAGTCTCGTCTGCTCAAGAATTCAAAAAAGCACTTTTTGAGCGTGAAAGTATCGGTATTACTGGATTTGAAAATGGCTTGGCTATTCCACATGGAAAAAGTTCAACAGTGAAGGAAGCAAGCTTTGCAGTCGTTCGTTTGCAAAAAAGTCTGGATACAAGTGAGTATGCTTCATTGGATCCCCAGAGTAAGGTAGATACACTGTTTATTTTAGCTATTCCTGAAGATCAGGCAGGAACGACCCATTTAACGTTACTAGCAGACTTAGCTGGACGTTTGGGCGATATAAACTATTTAAATCAAGTAAAATCTGCTCATAATGCAAAAGAAATGATAAAAGTTCTGAAGCAAAAAGAACAAACACAAGTTGAAGGCCATGAAAATAAAGGATTAATTTTAGGTATTACGGCTTGTGCAGCAGGTATAGCCCATACTTATATGGCAGCTGAAGCAATCATGAAAAAAGCGCACGAGTTAGGTTATACAGCTAAGGTAGAAAAACAAGGCGCAAATGGAACTGAGGATCGAATTTCGAGAGTGTCAAATATTTTGTGTAAATTTGGTAAGTGA
- the pnuC gene encoding nicotinamide riboside transporter PnuC, with protein MKNYIIWLKHELKSINTAGSVMLAFIIGVQLAFFLTAPITLLSVITLFATLVGSACTVYMMIGRPINGLLGLISAFGFIYINWTAGHYASVLDQIVFIAFIDIPLILTWKTWGHRIENGVKFMTFKGWLIAIALMLIAWWPMMQVYAHLGDTNPLWDSITLIIGATASLLVFKGYGDSYSLWLLSNIVTIVLWATAFAQGYSASALPMLLTIIFYLATALYGKYFSVWKRANKKA; from the coding sequence ATGAAAAACTATATTATTTGGTTGAAACATGAACTCAAATCCATCAATACAGCTGGCAGCGTAATGCTGGCTTTTATCATAGGCGTACAGCTTGCTTTTTTCCTTACGGCACCCATCACTTTGTTGTCGGTGATTACACTTTTTGCGACTCTTGTAGGCTCGGCTTGTACGGTCTATATGATGATTGGGAGACCAATTAATGGTTTACTTGGATTAATTAGCGCTTTTGGCTTTATTTATATTAATTGGACTGCAGGACATTATGCTTCTGTTTTAGATCAGATCGTCTTTATCGCCTTTATTGATATCCCTTTAATCCTGACTTGGAAAACTTGGGGGCATCGTATTGAAAACGGTGTGAAGTTTATGACGTTCAAAGGTTGGCTGATTGCAATAGCTTTAATGTTAATAGCTTGGTGGCCAATGATGCAAGTTTATGCACACTTGGGAGATACGAATCCATTATGGGATTCGATTACACTGATTATTGGTGCAACAGCTTCCTTACTCGTTTTTAAAGGATATGGTGACAGTTATTCTTTATGGTTGCTTTCCAATATCGTAACCATTGTATTATGGGCGACAGCATTTGCCCAAGGCTACTCTGCCAGTGCCTTGCCAATGCTTCTCACCATCATCTTCTATTTGGCTACAGCGCTATATGGGAAATATTTTTCAGTATGGAAAAGAGCAAACAAAAAAGCCTAG
- a CDS encoding putative ABC transporter permease gives MNLFMTFMVYSVIGWLWETVYCLVKYKRFVFCGVLLGPYCPVYGCSIAAVLLLTKGIQNSNHLFLLYLFIVLIVTFIEYVGSWILEKLFNMKLWDYSNLPLNVQGRVALPISLFWGVGGLVLIKLIDPAIQDFLRELRAVTGNKLVFILVLLFTADLLSTFSFTLSAKKDFMPLVDSSDNQKPNLKELRFKHIFVADKPSTNGQKILEWLGSKPAKFKYYNLKRIIKNHPNIKIIKK, from the coding sequence ATGAATCTTTTTATGACCTTTATGGTCTATTCGGTTATTGGCTGGCTTTGGGAGACAGTCTATTGCTTAGTTAAATATAAACGCTTTGTTTTCTGCGGTGTACTCTTGGGTCCGTATTGCCCGGTGTATGGATGCAGTATCGCTGCGGTTCTTCTTTTAACAAAAGGCATTCAAAATTCTAACCATCTTTTTTTGCTCTACTTATTTATCGTATTAATTGTTACGTTTATTGAATATGTTGGCAGCTGGATATTGGAAAAGTTGTTTAACATGAAGCTGTGGGATTATTCTAATCTTCCCTTGAATGTTCAAGGAAGGGTGGCGCTTCCTATTTCTTTATTTTGGGGTGTGGGTGGATTGGTATTGATCAAGCTTATTGATCCAGCGATCCAAGATTTTTTGAGGGAATTACGAGCAGTAACAGGCAATAAACTTGTCTTTATTCTAGTGCTGCTTTTTACAGCAGATTTACTTTCTACATTTAGTTTTACGCTGTCAGCTAAGAAAGATTTCATGCCACTGGTAGATTCTTCGGACAATCAAAAACCTAACTTGAAAGAGTTAAGATTCAAACATATTTTTGTTGCTGATAAACCCTCAACGAATGGTCAAAAAATATTGGAATGGCTGGGCAGTAAGCCGGCCAAATTTAAGTATTATAACTTAAAAAGAATCATCAAAAATCATCCTAATATCAAAATTATCAAAAAATAA
- the xseA gene encoding exodeoxyribonuclease VII large subunit produces MTEYLTVSTLTKYLKAKFDRDPYLERVYLTGEISNFRQRPSHQYFAIKDEKSVIQATMWAGQFKKLDFKLEDGMKVLVTGRISLYAPSGSYSINIENIVPDGIGALAVKFEQLKKKLTAEGLFNPQWKQELPLFSKKIAVITSPSGAVIRDIITTVNRRFPMSQILLYPTKVQGAGAAEEIAANIEAVNSRSDIDILIVGRGGGSIEDLWSFNEEIVVRAIFESRVPVISSVGHETDTTLADFVADRRAATPTAAAELATPNTKLDLLAWTNDQELRMRNRVTHLIKVQRDRVEKLSHSVVFRQPERLYDGHIQKIDHLTRRLQNLTENKLNREKHRYEMASGKLMPAFAKIYEQKKNQVDSLVQALLLMDISKIKARGFSVVTANDGKIIKSINDVQAEDIVNIDLSDGTVRAEIK; encoded by the coding sequence ATGACAGAGTATTTAACCGTATCAACTTTAACAAAATACTTAAAAGCAAAGTTTGACCGCGATCCATATTTGGAACGCGTTTATTTGACAGGAGAAATTTCCAACTTTCGCCAACGTCCCAGTCACCAATATTTTGCCATTAAAGATGAGAAGTCTGTCATACAAGCAACAATGTGGGCAGGCCAATTTAAAAAGCTTGATTTCAAACTTGAAGATGGAATGAAAGTGCTTGTAACAGGACGTATCAGTCTGTATGCACCTTCAGGTTCTTATTCTATTAATATTGAAAATATTGTGCCTGATGGCATTGGCGCTTTGGCAGTTAAGTTTGAACAACTGAAGAAAAAGCTAACAGCAGAAGGATTGTTTAATCCACAATGGAAGCAAGAGTTACCACTTTTTTCAAAAAAAATTGCAGTAATTACAAGTCCATCTGGAGCTGTTATTCGAGACATTATTACTACCGTAAATCGTCGCTTTCCGATGAGTCAGATATTACTTTATCCGACAAAAGTTCAAGGTGCTGGCGCTGCGGAAGAAATCGCCGCAAATATTGAAGCAGTGAATAGTCGTTCTGACATTGATATTTTAATTGTTGGACGTGGCGGGGGATCTATTGAAGATCTTTGGTCCTTTAACGAAGAAATTGTTGTCCGTGCTATTTTTGAATCACGTGTCCCTGTTATCTCTTCGGTTGGTCATGAGACCGACACAACCTTAGCGGATTTTGTTGCAGATCGCAGAGCAGCTACACCAACAGCTGCCGCCGAACTTGCAACTCCTAATACAAAACTGGATTTGCTAGCTTGGACAAATGACCAAGAACTTCGAATGAGAAATCGTGTCACGCACCTCATCAAAGTCCAAAGGGATCGGGTGGAGAAGTTATCTCATTCGGTTGTTTTTCGTCAGCCGGAACGTCTCTACGATGGACATATTCAGAAAATAGATCATCTCACCAGGCGCTTACAAAATCTGACTGAAAATAAGTTGAATCGTGAGAAACATCGCTATGAAATGGCTTCTGGAAAACTCATGCCTGCTTTTGCTAAAATTTATGAGCAAAAGAAAAATCAAGTCGATAGCTTGGTACAAGCCCTTCTGTTGATGGATATTAGTAAAATTAAGGCGCGTGGTTTTTCAGTAGTCACTGCGAATGACGGCAAAATTATAAAGAGTATCAACGATGTTCAAGCTGAGGATATAGTGAATATCGATTTGAGTGATGGCACAGTTCGTGCAGAAATAAAATAA
- a CDS encoding DMT family transporter, with product MSWIFLFLAGIFEVVWASTMKLSQGFSILKYDILTIVGMLVSFGFLTLAMKKLPLGIAYPIWTGIGAVGAILVGALIFKDKVPSLTWVFVLMLVVGLIGIKITSGH from the coding sequence ATGTCGTGGATCTTTTTATTTCTTGCAGGAATCTTTGAAGTTGTTTGGGCTTCAACAATGAAATTAAGTCAAGGTTTTTCCATACTCAAGTATGATATTTTAACAATTGTCGGAATGCTTGTGAGTTTTGGATTTTTGACCTTAGCTATGAAGAAACTTCCTTTAGGAATTGCTTACCCTATCTGGACAGGAATTGGAGCTGTTGGGGCTATCTTAGTCGGGGCCCTTATTTTTAAGGACAAGGTCCCTTCACTGACTTGGGTCTTTGTTCTTATGCTTGTTGTTGGACTCATCGGGATAAAGATTACCAGTGGGCATTGA
- a CDS encoding Spx/MgsR family RNA polymerase-binding regulatory protein: MIKVYTVMACSSCKKAKEWLANHRLEFEEINLITDKIDPEDFLKIFSLTENGTEEIISTRSRAYKRLSLDFERLSLHELVKIIEENRTLLRRPLILDDKRLQVGYNEDDIRKFLPRSVRRVERLEASHNIRQLDVERALEEQA, from the coding sequence ATGATAAAAGTATATACTGTCATGGCTTGCAGTTCATGCAAAAAAGCCAAAGAATGGCTGGCCAATCACAGGCTAGAATTCGAAGAAATTAACTTGATAACTGATAAAATAGATCCCGAAGACTTTCTTAAAATTTTCTCTTTGACTGAAAATGGAACAGAGGAAATTATTTCCACAAGGAGTCGTGCTTACAAACGCTTATCCTTGGATTTTGAACGCCTTTCCCTTCATGAGCTGGTTAAGATAATCGAAGAAAACCGCACACTCTTGCGTCGCCCTTTGATTCTTGATGATAAAAGGCTGCAAGTGGGCTACAATGAAGATGACATTCGGAAGTTTTTACCGCGTTCAGTACGTCGTGTCGAAAGGCTTGAAGCATCCCACAATATTCGACAGTTGGATGTAGAACGGGCACTAGAAGAACAAGCCTAA